The DNA window CCCCAGCCTTGAATTTTAAGAAAGAGGATGAGGAGGGGGATCATCAGAAACATGGTCAGGGTAAGAAAATTTTTGTGTCCCCAGCGGTCGGCCAAGCGGGCCCCCACCAGGGTCCCTATGGTCCCTGAAATCAGGAAAGTGGTAACCATTTTACCGGCCAGCAGAGGATCTCCTTTTAAATGATTGATATAATAAAAAGGAATAAAGGTCACCAGCCCCATTTGCATCCAGGACCTCATGGTGACAATCAAAATCAGAATCACCAATTTCCCGTAAGAAGTGTTTGATTTCCGGTTGATTGAAGGGGTTTCTTTTTGTTCCGAAGGGGTTGAATAGCGCAGACTGGGCTGAAGGAAAATGAGAAAGCCGGCCATGATAAGACCGGGGAAGAAATAGGCCAGGGTCCCGGTTAAGGAAAAATGGGTTACCAGAAAGGCCAGGCTAAAAGGTCCCAAGGCAAACCCCAGATTCCCCCCCACGGCAAAGATAGACATCCCTGAGGCCTTTTTTGGGCCGATAAAAAAATGGGCGGTTTTAAATCCTTCCGGATGAAAAGCAGCGACCCCCAATCCCCCTAAAATGACCAGCAGGAGAAGGACTCCGTAATTCGGAGAGAACCCGGAGAGGCCGACGCCCAGTCCGGCTACCAGTACCCCAATGGGAATCAGCCAGGCTTTGGGGCGACGGTCCGAAAAATAACCGAAAAGGGGCTGAATAACCGAAGAGGTCAGATTAGAGGCTAATAAGACCATGCCGGCTGCGGTGTATGAAAGTCCTAAAGCTTCTTTCATGAAGGGCAAAAGGGCCGGAACGGCCCCTTGATTAATATCCGTGACCAAATGGGCCAGGCTTAACAAAAATAAGATCTTAAGGTTCATGGAGGCCCTACTTTTCTTCAAAAATCATCAAGGGTTTATCCTTGACTAATTATTGAAAACAATTTAATATTTAATGTTTATTTTCCCACGTCCATCCGCTAAAGATGGATAATAGTAATGGTTTTTAAGGACTTAGTCAATGGAAGAAGAAAACCAGTTTAAGCAGCAGCGGTTGAAAAAGGCGGAAGAACTGAGGACCCTTGGAGTCGATCCCTATCCGAGCTTTAACCAGATCAGTCATAAAATAGAAGAGATCCATGCCCAATTTGGTTCCCTGGCAGGGTCCAACCCGGACGATTCCCAACCGCTCATTCAGACCGCCGGGAGATTAATGACCCAAAGGGATTTTGGGAAGAGTATCTTTTTCCATATTCAAGACGGGACAGGTCGTCTTCAAGGGTACTTTAAAAAAGATTTAGTCGGTGAGGAGG is part of the Deltaproteobacteria bacterium genome and encodes:
- a CDS encoding MFS transporter, which codes for MNLKILFLLSLAHLVTDINQGAVPALLPFMKEALGLSYTAAGMVLLASNLTSSVIQPLFGYFSDRRPKAWLIPIGVLVAGLGVGLSGFSPNYGVLLLLVILGGLGVAAFHPEGFKTAHFFIGPKKASGMSIFAVGGNLGFALGPFSLAFLVTHFSLTGTLAYFFPGLIMAGFLIFLQPSLRYSTPSEQKETPSINRKSNTSYGKLVILILIVTMRSWMQMGLVTFIPFYYINHLKGDPLLAGKMVTTFLISGTIGTLVGARLADRWGHKNFLTLTMFLMIPLLILFLKIQGWG